The region CGCTAATAAGTTGCGACTGCCTCTGGGGTCATGTTTCAGAATAACCAACCGCTAATAACGGACCCATGTCAGACACATGAGTCTCATGCCCGTTACGCGCCCCGTCAGTGCCAGCAGCTGTCTTTTGCGAATGTCAGATGTGGAGTTTGAGCGTAGGGAAAGTTTCTCTTAGTCGccaaattaattttaattatgtgttttttttggtcgCTGCAGCCGGCGGTGCAACGCAGCTGGACAGGACCTGAGAAACTGCACCACCTGCCAGAAGACCGCGTGTATTGTCTACAGGTGAGCTACAGGGGCCGCCATCTTGCTGTGCCATCTAGCCAGCAGAAACAATTGTGTCCCGTGATGGGAGACTTTTCTCAAGAGCTCGCCGTCTTCTGCCTGCACAGTTGTTTTGCACACGTTTGCTGAATTGTTGCATCAGGTGGAGGCGATGCAATGGGAAAACAAGAGCGAAAACACCGTCCCAGATATATTTCACGTGCAAATGAGGCTAAGAGAGGCTAATCTGAAAGGCTTCTCGTTATCTTATGGGGAAAATAAGCCCTACAAAGCAGAGCCTTGAACAGTACTTTTCAAACATTCCTCTTGATCTGCTTACTTTAAACGACCTTTTTTTCTCTATGATAAAGTGATGATGTAAGTTGATTGGCTGAGTGGCATGTGCTAGAGGCTGTTTCTCAAAGGCCAAGTGGAAGATAAAGGTGGATGCACGCGCTTTCTGAAacagaatcaaaacagacacatttccAGTCAGAAGAAACGTCCTGCTGAAACCAATCAAGCACTCTGGAATCTGACAGGCATGAAACGTAtcaaaaagctgcaaaaaagtgtttttcatgTTCTCTGAAGCACCTGAACATCCATCTAGCTTTCCTAATTAAACActctgttctgtctgtctgtctgtccagcgTGGAGTACGATTTCAGGCAGCAAGAAAGACATCTCCTGGAGGTGCTTAATCGTTCACCGAGAGGGAATAAGGCTTTCTCCACACACCTAGCTCACTCCCTGAACATTAGCATGCTCAGAAACACCATTAAGAACCTGACAAAGTCCAAGGTAAAAAGCAAAAAACTGTGCAAGACTCTTTTCAAATGGCTCCCGAGGAAAATCCAGCAGAGGTAGACATCCTCCGAATACCCCCGTGAGTTTGAATAGCCACAATCCAGCGTTGACTATCGCTGACCAGCACAAGCCTTTGCCAGAAGGAGCCGGACTATTCTCCTCCTTCCCTACACTGTGGGATTACTCTCAATTGCCGTCTCCCTGAAGAAGAGTCTTTTCAAAGCTCATGTCGTGCTCAGTTGGTTTGCACGACCTTCAGCTGAGCTGTGAGGAGTTTTTTTTCTATTCCAGTTTGAAGACGGTGTTATTTTGTTGTCACTCCGGCCTGTTTGACATGCTTCCCACAGCTCCAGTCTCCTTCAGCTGTCCCCCAGCTTCTCTCCTTAGATTAACTGTGCAAtgccaaacttttttttaaaaggagcaATTTCCACGTGTAAAATAATGAGATGATTGCTTTGTCTATGAATGTTTTACCTTGATACGTTCTGAATAAAATGAATCCTTTTTGCGTCCTTTGTGGATGAAATCAGCCAAATTTGGAGGCACAAATCTCGGCACGCCCAAAAACCGCCGCAGCCcttgaaggatggaggaactgTGCCGATGGTCTCCAAATCCCCAAACAATCTGAGCTTCATAAAAAGGCCTCAATAAAACACTGATGTGAGGGAAGGTGCGTTCGAGCGCGGGATTGTTCAGCGCACGTGGGTGCAGTCATGAAGCCAATTCTTTAATTAGGGGATCTTGAGATTTAAATAACCCCGGATGTAAATGTACATTAAAAACCATCAACTACCAGTTTGGGTTGTTAAGACTAAGCTACGTAAAAAAATGTTGATGTCATTTCCCCTTCAGAAGAAGACTGacgtgtttctgctgcaggcgGGAGGATAAACATGTTGGAATTGTTGTGTTACTTTTTTTGTAGgcacaaaacaacaacctttACATTGGAAATATTTGTTCCTCATTAGCAACCAGACACTTTTTCCACTGGTTTTATTGAAACATGCTTCAATTTAAATAGTTTCTCCTAAATATACCAAACAGGTGATTTGTTTACTGCTATTTAAGGCATGGAACGTGTTCTTTTCCAGGACCCCCCGATGCAGAAATGATGTtcctttgacctttttttaGCAGTGAAATGTCATTGCCTGTGGTGACAGACATTAGTGTGAATTTGTGATGTTGTCACCTAATCCTTGGCTTCAAGTGGCATTTTACAAACTTTGGGAAACATTCCCTGGGGTCACCTTCAAAATTAGCATCTGAGGGTGGTAGGGAAGGACAAGGGTGCAAGGCTAGACCATAGGCCTCACCTGTGATCAACAAACTTAGATCAGTTTGGGGTCGTGTTTACCGATCAGGGATCAGCCTGTTTGAGTCCCGCTTGCTTATGAATTCCTGACCAGCTGCTGAGCTTCAGCGAATGGATCTGCCAATTTTGAAAGCAATACTGCTGAAACGACAGTGCAGCCGGTGCACTCTGCCAGGTCCTGGAGCCGAAGACATTGGCGCTATAAAACAAAGCATGGACAGGCCGCAGAGCTGATTGCTTTTACGGTGCGTTCCATAACGCGGAACGTTGCTCGCAGTGAGAGGAATAACTCCTCCTCCGTGTGAATGTTCaagtgtttcattttaaagacgAATGGCTGAACAATGTCAGCAGGGAAATTAGTGAAGTCGTTTACACAGCAGGGAGGAGCAAGGGAAGAAGGTGCAGCCTTTAATAAAGGAGCATAAatggttttattcatttatcaaTAACAATGAAATCCCCAATATCCACTCTGTATCAATAAATAATTACAAAGATGTCCTCACAAATCATTAAGCTCACAAACGCAATACTTATTATTGCTTTTTCTAAAGAGATTTACTGCACATAGAAGAtctaaatgaaaacaaaagcatttaatttagaaaaacagcagattatAAAGAATCTGACAACCCTGAGCCCACGCTCCAAAGTCTCTAACACGGATGTTATTAGCTTTGAACCTCTGAAAGTATTGCTTTCACACCCAGTCAAACTAAACTGCAGCACCGACGGTGCCTCCGGCCGCTTTTATCTCATTATTTGGGTTCAGTGATGGTTCAGTCCTGACGCCTTTGACGAGCTCCTGCATGCAAAGTTCTGTGCGGCTGAAATGAGCCTCGCCTGTGCGCTGGGTAAAAAGGCAGAGGGTCGCGGCTACACAGGCTCACAATGTAAAGGTTCACTATTACTCCAACACCCTGATGGTTCAGAGAAACCTGTTAGCACCCTCGTTTTAAAAAACGTTCCTCCGGTAATGACCTGTGACAAGAGGTCAAACTAAAACATCCCGACACCAACAAACTGTCTGTGGTCATAGGTTTGCATAAAATTAGTCTCTGAAAGGCCAAAAATAAAAGACCAGCAGTGAGTCGTCCAAACCCAAGACATAAACTTATGTCAACGTATATATCGAGCTATAAATGAACACGTACACGTGCGCCTCGGTCTGAAGCTGCAGCCTGAACAGCCAGAAGGTCTCAAACATCCCCAGATTCTAACAAGGTGCAGCTGCATCACGTTtgctggatttttctttttcccccagACGCTTCACTCTGAATCAGAAAATATCAAATTACAGTGTGCATGCAttacaaatgtgcacacatccTGAACAGGCCACTGGGCCTGATTTGCATTTTTGCAGCTTTACAGTATGAGGCCCCAATGactcatgtgtgtttttaatccgGCAAAACATATTCTGATCATCTGAGTGCAACATTCCACACAAAACCTTTCCAAATTTGGAGCGCCGAGAACTCTACACAAGCTCTAATTGGACAAAACTGGAAATGTGAGCCCAACAGCTGTAATGAGCTTAATCTCTTATCTGTTATGTTGTGGGCAGCCCGACCGAGGCGGTCTCCGAGAGGAAACAttcattttctccactgtgcTCTTCCTCCTCGGCAGCCTGCTGAGCATCGGAAGAGATCTGTGAACTGTTGTTCTAGTTGCACCGTTGTTCTTCTCTCAGGAAGATTGGATTGGAACAggaataataacagtaataaagCACATAATTTCTGGATTACGGTAAATAAGCTGCACCGTAGAATAAACCGCAGTGTTTAaggtgtaggaaaaaagtagcagcttatagtccggaaattacgggaTCTATATGGATCTATAAGCTGGCATTTCAAAACAGCATAACCAGCAACAATGATGAATTTGTTAGCTGTTAAATTTCGGCATGAATAACGGAAAAGCATctgtttttttatgtatttagaGGTGAACAACCAAAACTGGTGGGCTTTTCTGGCTCTGACCTTTTCCCTTTGCCTTTTCTGGCATTATCCCTGAGCCAAACTGAAAAGGAGGCAAGCTCTTAATTCACATTTGAGCTGAATACAAATAAAAAGGTGGAATGATCAAAATCAGGTCACACTTTGACCTTTTGATTCCTTTTGATCAGGTGTTGTAGAGGAAATCAGTGAAAGGGACCCCTGAGGCGGGTGACCTTCTGATCTCATCACCTGCACACGTTGCAGCCGTACTTCTGCAGAAACATTGGCAGTGGCTTTTTACCTAACTTTTGTTTGCAGTAAATACACTAAACACAGCAAACAAGTTGAATACAGTTATATCCAAAACAAGATTGCACAGTGTTGACACATTAATCACCATCCGGAATCACCATAAGGGGTTAAAAAAGACAAGCGTGCAGCACATGAATAGAGAGATGTGTGCGATCAATTTCATGCAGTAGTTTATGAACACCTGATTTAACACACCAATTTACTACCGACAGCACAACTCAGCATATGTTCACCCCAAGCACCCACCCAAGATCATTAACTTTGTTAATATCATGGGAATTTGTTCCCTTTTCATTGGCTAAATTGAAGAATAaagggtatgtgtgtgtgtgtgtgtgtgtgtgtgtgtgtgtgtgtgtgtgtgtgtgtgtgtgtgtgcgtgcgtgtgtttttgcgtgtgcgtgcgtgcgtgcatgaaCTCTTGAGTGTTATTTTCCAAATCAGTTCATTAAACATCACAGTTGTAGTTGCAGTATTCATGCAGTCTCATATTAGCACGTTAGCCATGTTAGCACGCAGGTCACCAAATGTGACCTGAACACAGACTAAAAAAACAGCACTTGTGCTATTTCTAATTGATTTATGATTTTGGCTCACTTGTCAGCATGCACTTGTTTTTatgagctgattttttttttcttttgcccaAACTTTTTcccagcaaacacaaacagtccGGTCACGTCCTTATGTCTCTTTATGGAATTATCGCTACTGTTCTGATTTGCAGCCAAAACCGATGACTTATTTTGATGTGGGGACACAAGAAAGGAAGAAGCTGGGGGGGGTTACAACTCTCCCTCCTGCCAGATCCTGTGGGGATTGAAGCAGTTCACTGAGATCTGAAGGGAAAATGGCTTCCAATGGGCAGAAGAGGAAAGACCAGGAAGAAGGAGATATGGagattttaattaatattttaatttaactcTCCAGAACAGAGCAAAGAAGCGAAGCCTCACATCTTTTAAAGCCAGACCACTTTCCGACAAAACAGGGAGTAAAACACTCCGGATTTGACAGTGACGGCCGTGACATCCTTTGGAGGATTGTGGGAGTGAGGGTCGtatcacacagcagcagcagcagcacgctaAGACAAACACAACGGAATCCCATCATTCATCCACATCTACCGCTCTGCTCTTTCAGATAAACAAAATACTTGACAGCTCCAGTGTTGAAAAATGCTGCAGAAGTCACAAATGTCTGGACCCAGTATCAACCCAACTGTGATGCTGTATAAGATTTCATGCCAGTCCAGCCAGCACGGAAtagtagttaaaaaaaaaatcagagaggGGCGTTTGTGGCCACGTTTTGGCTCGGAGCTGTTTTTTTATGTAATATGGAAGAAAGCTTTGATGAAAGATGAAAGTCAGGATTGGGATGTGTAGCATCATGGAACAGGTCAGCCCGGCAGCCATGAAAGGGAAGAAGAATAGCTTGTTAGTGGGCAGCAGCACTTCAGGATCGCTCATGTCTCATTAGCATGACGTGGATGAGGATGATTGAGACACGAGGCGCAGTCATTTCCTGATATCTCTGAGCCGCTCTGACGGTGCATCGCTGCTGTGTAAACAACAGTCCAAATGTAATAATCTTATATAAGCAAATTATTCATTCACCACAAGGAAATCAttacatttatgtatttattctgATGACTGACAACTTGGAAGAAAGAATCAGATGTTACCACAATGGATCAtagagacagatggatggacggacggatggatgggtggatggacggacgggtcgatagatagatagatagagtagacggacggatggacggacggacggacggacagacagacagacagacagacagacagacagacagacagacagacagacagacagacagacagacagacagacagacagatagatagatagtaatGAGCATGCATTTCAGCGGGGTTAATTGAAAGAGGTTTTATTTGAAATATCCGTACACAGTTTATAAATATATTTGTGTAACAACCAAGAAATGATGAGGTtcaatctgtctgtctggcccTTTGGGAGATTAGCAAACAGGAGATATCAGTCCAGCAAGTTCCTCTTGACCCAGTCACAACAAGCTGCTATTTCAAGCTGAGCAAACAGCAGGCTGAGTGATTCTCAGgcattctcctcctcccaggatGCATTATTTTATGGCCCACTTTGGGATTTGGGATATTAAACATCCACTGACCCTCCCACATTCATTTCTGGATCATTGCACATTTAAAGCAACCGCAGTTGATTATTTTCTGCACACACGTGCGGTGGCACAACACATGTTCAAGCTGTCTCGAGAGGATCTTAACTTTCAACTTCGGAGTTATTGATTTATCGGTGAGGTCTGTAGGAGTCTCCGGACTGACTTTAATTGGTAACTCGATCGAAGGTGACAGGAAAAGCTGAGCACCGCAGAGATAGGCCAGCAGCTTTTTCTTCCTATCACTTCAGTTTAAGTCTGTTTCAGACCATCACGGCTGTTTGTGAATCTCCTCCTGTTAATCATACACCGCACACTTCTGCTCTGGACCAGGGGATAAAggcaaataattaaaaacgGACACAAAACAGCACATAAACTTGAGCAGCGAGGCCAAATAAACCTACCGCAGACAGGTGGGAGCTTCAAGTGCCCTTTTTTAGGGAAACAAAGTGCATATTTACTGTTGGTTCCTAAGCAACCTTCTGAACTCAACATTCTAATTAACATTTGTTCTTCAGCGTAAAACCTCGATACACAGGTTGTAAATAAATGCATTGTCCACCCAGGCTGAATAATTTATACAACCTAGTGTAGTGTAGAGATAAAGGGAGGGGGCGGTGAGGAAGgtggggggaagagagagagagagagagagagagagagagagagagagagagggagggagagaatgaaTGAGAGCTTAGTCTAAACTTGAGTGGCTCAAGCAAACAGAGGTGAACATTCATTGTCGGCTAGGATCTAATCTAAGACGAAGCACGTGAGGTGAGTGAAAACACTCGACAAACAAGCTTCTCCAGGTTCAGACGGACTAAAACAGTTTGAGGCTCTGGCGAGGAGACTGAGCAGAATTGGGGTGATTCATTTATGTCTCTGCTTCCTTTGGTTCATATTCACATCAGCGAGCGTTTGAGAGGACAAGCGAGTCTCCCTCAGAACCGAACATCTAGGTACTTCTGTTTGACTCCAAATGTGAACATTTCATCTGAGCATTTGCTGTAACATATGGATCTGACCATGTTTAAGTCACATATcaatctttttgtgtgtgtctaattCAACTCACACAAGATACAGGTTTCATTTTATCTCTGTCTGAGGAAATTGGATACACATCCTGCCGGCTCAGAACAGATATCTGCATGATGCAAAGACAGCTATCACGTCTCTGTGCATAATATTCTTTGCTTTGCtgcaaaaaaaatccaacccCCCCTGTGTTACAGCCGCGATATTAGCTGTCTTTATTACAGGCCGACTGATTTACACCTCGGTTCAAGTTAGTTTACTCATCTTCTTTGCAGACGTTATTTAATCTGGTCCCGGAAGGGCTTGACCTTTGCGTCAGGGGGCTTCTGTAACATTACATTAAAGGAAAATTGCAGTCAGTGCTGATAACATTGTCATATGGTTATGTATTAATAGCATTATGAGAGAAGAGACACGTTATATAATACACATAATCAACCCTGCAGGTGAATAATATTAATCAATGTATTGTAAACAAGCGATATCCTGTAAACTCTTTATCTGATCATGGTTGATTATGCAGTGAAATTTAAAGCAACACTGTTCTTGTCGGCTGTCAGAGACGCAGTTTGGAAAGTTCTCTTCATTCGCGGAGCTCGTCTACATCTGGTCTTCATCGTCccacactgacagcagcaggctgataAGGCCAGCTAAACTATGTTAATGCTCAATACATATACGTCGCCATAGAAACGGCAAAGGATTCGACCTGCAGGACAGCTATTGACATTATTAAGACTTTGAAAATAAGATTTAGGAGGGGGGGTTCAATGAAAACAGTGTGAAATAGCTCCTTTAATAGAATCAGTCCGCGTTGAGCCCAACTGGTGATGCATAAAGGCGTGAACAGGGTTAAGGTAGAAAGCAGAGGGCAGCACGGAAGTCTCAAAGGGTCCCTCACCAGGCCGTCCAATGACATCCTggactgccacacacacacacgcacacacacacacacacacacacacaacacacacacacacacacacacacacacacacacacacaccacacacacacacacacacacacacagacaggtctGCTTCCCAAATTATAATATAACCAAGTCAGGTCATTTAATAACAGCTAAGCTGATGCAAGGATGTGCAGAAGTTACAGTTTCACGCCTGGAGCAAGATAGGAAAGTGCCCTTTCATTGAGTTTATATGAGAGAGATGAATAAATCAGAATTTTTAACAATGATGTATAAGTGCAGAGTTGTTTGGGGTAGATTtcgatttattttttttttaattgcatacGGGGTCTGTCACATATTTCTTGCTGTAAAGTCAGCCATTATCTGTCAGTAGTTACACAGCAGTTAGACTCAGGTTTGAGCTGAATacttgtctttcttctctctttgtATCATTGATTTTGTGTTCTATTGCCTCTGGTCCATAATGCAAGTGAAGGTAATTAGAGATggtctttttttctaaattaggTCCATCATTATTATATCAAGttataaatattaatgtcagaAATGTCAATAACATTCTTATTCAATTATTATACCGGCTGATGTCTTTAGCTacatataaaacatttattgtgGTTcttgaaatgtgtttgaaaGAAGCAAAAGTATTTATATGAAAGCAATTACACTATATATTTGTCTTTTGCTTctattttgtttctttgtttgtttttctatatTAGTGATTCCATATTAGATTAATATGGACGTTTTTGGATATGAGGGTTTTGATGAAGTTCGGATAAGAGCTAAAAACAGATGAATGTGAATATCAAAATATATTCTGAGAAGGCTGAAGCCAAATAAGATCTATTTTTGTGGGGTAGGGGATCGAGAGCTCTCTGCAATAACAAAGCATCAATAATACCGTCAAATATCTCAACATGCTTACCCACCAGCAACTGTGCAATAAGTGCTGCTTCTGTGTTTAAAACCTCACTACAGACCCAGGAAGGAGGCCGATGTGCTGTCTCAAATACACCTTGATTTAAAAAGCCATAGCATGTCTTCTGATACATTggattcttttccttttttgactCGGggagcttttgtttgttttaaagctctgacagctgctgcctgGTTTATGGTCATCCTACACAGTGCAGACGCTTCACACTGCCGTACATTTCTCCGTCTCTGGAGGAAAACTGCACAAACTCAACCTGTAGAAGTCGCATCTTGTCCTTGGTTCATCTGCGTTGttaaaaatgcagatttgttGAATCGTTATAAGCTGGAAGGATGACTATGACAGAAACAGCGTACATGCAGATGTTTAATCACTTTCTCAGGCAAAATAAATGTGTGGAAAATAGGGGGGCTTCTGTTATCAGCACTGACTCTTTTAATGCAATGTTATAGAAACCCCCTTATTCATGATTCTTACAAGTCATTTAATTGAATTAGATGTCAAAGTATTTAACACTTAAACTGTCTGAATCCATTATGAAGGACCAGGTTGATCTTTGTGTATATAATTCAATCACGACTGATGATGTCAGTCATGAGGTAAATATTTATGTAATAAATTACATTATATACCTGTGATTGATTGTGTTTGAGGAATAAGTATTTTTAACACTTTGGAAttccctctgctctctgtcaCCAGGAATGCTTCCACATGCAGGGGCAGTTTGTCATTGTGGTTCCTTTCAGCCCCGTAACAGATCCACAAACGGTGACCCCAGAATGCTCGTGCTCAGCGCATGTTTAAAGAATTCCCACTGAGATACAgtagcaccagcagcaccgcgCCTCGGACCCGCAGCCAGGGCGGCAGCCATGAGCTCCACGGCGGCCCGCTGCGTCTTGCTGGTGGCCTTTATCCTTCTGACCATTAGTGGCAACGTGATGGTTTGTCTGGCCGTGTGTCGCAGTCGTCGGCTTCGGCGCATCGCAAACTGCTTTGTGGTGTCGCTGGCAGTCAcagacctcctgctgggctTGCTCGTGCTGCCTTTTTCAGCCACCGTGGAGCTGCGCAGTGGGAACTGGTCCCTCGGAGGAGTCCTGTGTAACATCTACATCTCAACGGATGTCTTGCTCTGCACGTCCTCCATACTGACCCTGCTGGCGATCAGCGTGGACCGCTACTTAGccatctcagctcctctcacctACCCCCACAGAGTTACCCGTCTGAGGGCGGCACTGGTTCTGCTATCCATTTGGGCCTGGTCAATGGCGATGTCCTTTGTTCCCATCCACATGGGCTGGAACACCGTCGACTTTCAGGTGCAACACTTGGACTGGGGCGTGGGGGATGAAGACAGGGATGGACGTTACTGCCAGTTTGAATGGAATAACAACTACGTTGTTCTTTACACCCTGTGTTCATTCtatctgccactgctgcttaTGTGTGGAATGTATCTTTGCATATTCAGAGTGGCCCGGGAGCAGGTTAGTGttcacaaaatgttttctttctacGCAGTTGCCACGACTTTTTGCCAAACTTCTAAAGTTTTGGATGATTCTATAAATTCTAAACCCTCCAATTTCCTACATGCAGCAACACGCTAACAGTATACGTGTTATTCTTTTCTGATCTTTCCAGGTGCACCGTATTCGTGCTGCCACTCCATCTTTTGCTCGCTTGTCAACAACAGCGGTCATAGCACGCGAGCATAAAGCCACAGTGACCCTGGCAGCTGTGCTAGGGGCTTTTGTCATCTGCTGGTTCCCTTACTTCACCTTCTTCACCTGGACAGGcataaaaccaaagagaaaccCACCGAATACAATCCACTCGGTGGTGCTGTGGCTGGGCTACTTTAACTCAGCCCTTAACCCCATCCTGTATCCGGCCTTCAACAGGGATTTCCGGAGGGCTTATGCAGAGCTGCTCCGCTACAGAGGACTCTCGCACATCAAAGTGCCATTTACCTTTTTGTCCGTGCCTCAACGGCTCACATGCGCTAATAGCAAAAGGGTCCCAAAGCATCTTGAGAGGCACATCAGCACAGTAATAAAAAC is a window of Takifugu flavidus isolate HTHZ2018 chromosome 14, ASM371156v2, whole genome shotgun sequence DNA encoding:
- the hrh2b gene encoding histamine receptor H2b, with the protein product MSSTAARCVLLVAFILLTISGNVMVCLAVCRSRRLRRIANCFVVSLAVTDLLLGLLVLPFSATVELRSGNWSLGGVLCNIYISTDVLLCTSSILTLLAISVDRYLAISAPLTYPHRVTRLRAALVLLSIWAWSMAMSFVPIHMGWNTVDFQVQHLDWGVGDEDRDGRYCQFEWNNNYVVLYTLCSFYLPLLLMCGMYLCIFRVAREQVHRIRAATPSFARLSTTAVIAREHKATVTLAAVLGAFVICWFPYFTFFTWTGIKPKRNPPNTIHSVVLWLGYFNSALNPILYPAFNRDFRRAYAELLRYRGLSHIKVPFTFLSVPQRLTCANSKRVPKHLERHISTVIKTAEGETLTLQCKNGILDEPS